A single window of Cottoperca gobio chromosome 9, fCotGob3.1, whole genome shotgun sequence DNA harbors:
- the LOC115013538 gene encoding LOW QUALITY PROTEIN: alpha-1-antitrypsin homolog (The sequence of the model RefSeq protein was modified relative to this genomic sequence to represent the inferred CDS: deleted 1 base in 1 codon) has product MAVKMCGIFTRCSLAALLLVAAWADHHHHGSDGSHSHEGEMSFHKLSAPNADFAFTLYKSLNAKTAGRNIFYSPLGISTALSMLSTGAGGETHSQLFSSLGYSTFNQTQVNEAYKHLFDMMGHSQEHQQLDVGNAMALRTGFNPLEKFLKDVKHDYSAEIFNVDFTNPTDAAAEINRFIANKTQDKINNMVKDLAPEMVMVLINFVYFKGQWKKPFNRDMTHKMDFHVDKTTKVQVDMMMRTGYYNTYWDLNNHTTVIMLPYKSNTSMMIVLPNDGKMKEVEGYINKDYVKHWRDSVSMEYVDLFLPKFSITADAPLENTLKEMGITNAFADDADFSGMSDEIKLKVSKASHKAVLSVTEMGTEAAATSISEMIFFSLPQSVSIDRPFLVFILENFTGSILFMGKITNPLAM; this is encoded by the exons ATG GCTGTTAAGATGTGTGGGATCTTTACTCGCTGTTCACTTGCAGCACTGCTGCTGGTTGCAGCCTGGgcagaccaccaccaccacggCTCTGATGGCTCTCACAGCCATGAGGGAGAAATGAGCTTCCACAAGCTGTCCGCTCCCAATGCTGACTTTGCCTTTACCCTCTACAAAAGTCTGAATGCCAAAACTGCGGGAAGGAACATCTTCTACTCGCCGCTGGGTATCTCCACCGCCCTGTCCATGCTGTCTACAGGTGCCGGTGGTGAAACCCACAGCCAACTGTTCTCCAGCTTGGGCTACAGCACCTTTAACCAGACTCAGGTCAATGAAGCATACAAGCATCTCTTCGACATGATGGGACACAGCCAAGAGCATCAGCAGCTGGATGTTGGTAACGCCATGGCCCTGCGCACTGGTTTCAATCCTCTGGAGAAGTTCCTGAAGGATGTCAAGCACGACTACTCTGCTGAGATCTTCAACGTTGACTTTACCAACCCCACTGATGCTGCAGCTGAGATCAATAGATTCATTGCTAATAAAACCCAGGACAAGATCAACAATATGGTGAAGGACCTGGCCCCTGAGATGGTCATGGTGCTGATTAACTTTGTCTACTTCAAAG GACAGTGGAAGAAACCCTTCAACCGTGATATGACACACAAGATGGACTTCCATGTGGACAAGACGACCAAAGTTCAGGTGGACATGATGATGAGGACGGGTTACTACAACACCTACTGGGACCTCAACAACCACACCACCGTCATCATGCTGCCCTACAAGAGCAACACCTCCATGATGATTGTCCTGCCCAATGATGGCAAGATGAAGGAGGTGGAGGGCTACATCAACAAGGACTACGTCAAGCACTGGCGTGACTCAGTCTCAATGGA ATATGTGGATTTGTTCCTGCCAAAGTTCTCCATCACTGCTGATGCTCCCCtggaaaacacactgaaagaaATGGGCATAACCAAC GCTTTTGCAGACGACGCTGATTTCTCTGGCATGTCTGACGAGATCAAGCTCAAAGTTTCAAAG GCGTCCCACAAGGCTGTGCTGAGTGTCACTGAGATGGGAACAGAGGCAGCAGCCACCAGCATTAGTGAGATGATATTTTTCAGTTTGCCACAATCAGTCAGTATTGACAGACCTTTCTTAGTCTTCATCCTGGAGAACTTCACCGGGAGCATCCTCTTCATGGGCAAGATCACCAATCCCTTAGCCATGTAA